Genomic segment of Vidua macroura isolate BioBank_ID:100142 chromosome 17, ASM2450914v1, whole genome shotgun sequence:
CTTACAGCTGCAAGGAGTGAAGGATCCCAAGCTGTGGGAGCTTGGAGGTGATGGACCCTCCAGCAAACTGGTTCCTCTCTCTGGCAAAACCCTTCAGCCACACAGCCCATGGTGGGCCTGACACTGTGGCTTTGGACTTGCACTTATCAGGATTTCCAGGCTATGTCCTCTACTGACCTTGAAGGACATAACCCCCTCCTCAcactgctctggagcagagctcctcctcagcagccacCAGCAAGGGAGCACCCTGTCCCTTGCACCCATTGCACTGGGACCAGATCCCATTTTTCCGTAAGgatcagcacccccagcccccagccctgtcccgGGGGTCACACTCGCCTTCTCGCGGAGCCGCTCCCTCAAGGCAGCAAGATGTGCCTCACGGatctccctgctcagctccatcTTGTAGTTGAGCTTCTCCTCGGCCAGGCGGCTGAAGTTGTTGTTCTCCTCCAGCGCCTTGTGCAGCACCTCCCGCTCGTGTTCCCGCTTCTCCGCCAGCTGCTTCAGCACCTGCGCCTCCTGGGTctgccagggatgggggtgAGGCCACTGGACAGGCTCTTCCAGCCTTCATCTCCCCAGAGAGGCTTCCTGACTCCCTCTGCTCAAACCACTCTGCCACTCCCCTCCACCCCATAACACAATCTTCTTGCTTGGAAGATACTTTCGGTGCCTTTTTCCTGCTATCATAGAATTgtctaggttggaaaagccctctgagatcattgagtccaacagGTCCCCCAGCACTGGCCAgcccaccactaacccatgtccccaagtgcctcGGTGATCacatgatgatgatgatgatgatgatggagtTGAATTCCCTGCTTAAATCATACTGCAGAACCTCACTCCATGATTCCTATGTCTCACCTGACAATTTACAGTGGAATAACAAGTGTCAGAACATTTCCCAGCTGCTTTAGATTACTCCTGCTGAGTTTTAGGGTTTGGTGTAATTAGCAGCAGAAAAGTCACTGCTTCTACAGGACATCTCCTTaccttcctcctctcttctgcagcctccagcctcctctgcagctcctccagggacAGGTCCTTCTTCTTGGGTGGGGAGGAAAGGATTGGGCTCTCAGGAGATAAATCTGAAGGGGACTTCAGGATCACTTCGAAGCTCTGGCCTGATGCCCTCTTATCCAGCTGCTTCACCTCCATAtctttgtgggggaaaaaaacagtgactctgggaacctgtgccaTTCAGGAGAGTGACCTGAGGTCATCAAGCTCCTCAAACAGGAATTAGGATCTTCCCATGTCCTGATCTGGGTGATTTTGTTTTATCTCCAGAATTTCTTGATTAGTGATCACCTTCATCCCCTCCATGcaaatgcaattaatttaaaGTCATGGCATAATTACAGAAAGGTCACATTGCTGATAATACCTTGTATGTCACCCTTGCATGAAGCAGAGAGACTCTGAGTCTGGCAATCTCCCACATTGCCTGTGGGAGAACAATCCAAACACTGCTGGAGCTCCTGTGGGAGCAGGTTACCTACCTCCATACTGGTAGATGGTGTTGGGATGAGGTTGGGTGTGGAAACAGGAGCAGATGAGGGAGAGCAGAGACAGctccttcattttctccttgtaggctgaaaaatatgaaatagcaGTGAGAGAGATTCTAATGGCAACACATCTCTTTTTCATGGAGAAATTAAGCAAGTATCCCATCTGCAGTTCTCAGACTCTATGGAGGCTTTTCCATGCTGACAGAAATCCCACTTGCAGCTACCAGACTCTGTGGAGACGTTTCCATGCTGCCTTAGCTTGCCAAAAGGTCCCCAAGGAGTGTCTGATCTAGAGCAGCCTAAATTAGCTGTCAGTGTGGCAAATGTTATGGGAACACACACAGCAGGGATTTAACACATCCAGGGGTATAAATTTCTGTGCAGAGTTTTCCCTCCAAAagagctgggatgctgcagcctgtTTAGTTAAACACATTGGGACAGATGCCCCACCCTTTCTTTGGAAGTGGAATTTCCAGTCTCTGAGATAAATGATGCCCAGTGACACCTGGAAACATTGCTCAATCCCTGGTGAGTTGGGAATATTTCACAATTCAGCATTTCTGAGGTGAGGGTGAAGAGGCACGAGGAGACCAGCAATGTGGAGAACAAAGGGGCATTTGAGTGATAAAACTGTTCAGGGGCTCTGCTACCAGGGGAAGAGCTGGACCCCAACTTCACAAGGaacctcctgccctgcagcagcagatcaGGGAGGATGTGAGTGGATTCTGCCACCACCTCGGCCAACACAGGCAGAGGTTGGCACAGTCTGTGACCACAATAACCATCCTGTAAAGGACAGGAAACACTCAatcctttccagctctgctgctgtgagccCTCCAGTTTGCTCATCGTTCCTGTGACTGGAGGATGCACCACAGCATCCTCAGTGATCACAAGTGCTGCCCCAACACAGATTGCCCCAGAAGCAGATTGCTGCAATCTTCACCTGTATTTTTGGAGTT
This window contains:
- the STMN3 gene encoding stathmin-3, with the protein product MASTVSAYKEKMKELSLLSLICSCFHTQPHPNTIYQYGDMEVKQLDKRASGQSFEVILKSPSDLSPESPILSSPPKKKDLSLEELQRRLEAAEERRKTQEAQVLKQLAEKREHEREVLHKALEENNNFSRLAEEKLNYKMELSREIREAHLAALRERLREKELHAAEVRRNKEQREEISG